A single genomic interval of Dyella sp. GSA-30 harbors:
- a CDS encoding ATP-binding protein, producing MNTSTRNLRAGWARLWLLRLYSARLDASANDDGALFTLIYQGLRRLRVRRCAEERDALRAKVAAMLDRNDSRPATRAGQHPLFADLARVFSLDADALLVFAFFCAVHGDDMLGAAARDEKRYPSNRAGILRLLGDALGLPQDRLRRSLRVKGPLLSSGLISIYHGNYGGAADCVELGDGVLAAVSDDANDASAYLEQLFELAGPGELTLTDYAHVQADVERIRACLDTLPDDGKAANVLLYGPPGTGKTQLARTLAGALGRTLYLVRTADSQGDPIEGRSRLKAYEAAQRALAANRRALLLFDEIEDVLGSSESGWGGAVNYKSWLNRQLEMSRVPCIWIGNGLGRMDDSQLRRFDVVLELTPPTRSTRRAMLQHRLQDWNIAPSLLDDIASNDAFAPAHYDRAARMLDRMRHVEGVDAERILRDSLNEILQSRGLPALGRSRRSVRFDTALLRTDQPIAPVLDLLQRQPSGRLCLYGPPGTGKTALAAHIAERLDRPLLKRRAADLLGPYIGQTEQAIARMFREAEREGAVLCLDEADGFLRDRQGAQRSWEVTQVNELLTRLEDFEGIFVASTNLMDSLDAAALRRFDFKLRFEWLDLQQRRHLLEHYVQRFDLKRDMEEPERMRELGLLDCLAPGDFAALSRRLEANAGCGERELLQWLRGEQALKPGVRSSRIGFVA from the coding sequence ATGAATACGTCTACACGGAATCTGCGTGCCGGATGGGCACGCCTATGGTTGCTGCGTCTGTATAGCGCTCGCCTCGATGCGAGTGCGAACGATGACGGCGCGCTCTTTACTTTGATTTACCAGGGGCTGCGTCGCCTGCGCGTGCGTCGCTGTGCGGAAGAACGCGACGCCTTGCGTGCCAAGGTGGCGGCGATGCTCGATCGAAACGATAGCCGGCCGGCTACCCGGGCAGGGCAGCACCCGTTGTTCGCCGATCTCGCCCGCGTGTTTTCGCTCGATGCGGATGCGCTGCTGGTATTTGCATTTTTCTGCGCGGTCCATGGCGACGACATGCTCGGAGCCGCTGCGCGTGACGAGAAACGCTACCCGTCCAATCGCGCGGGCATCCTGCGCCTGCTGGGCGATGCGCTGGGGTTGCCGCAGGACCGGCTGCGCCGCAGTTTGCGCGTGAAGGGTCCGCTGCTGTCCAGTGGACTCATCTCGATCTACCACGGCAACTACGGTGGGGCGGCCGACTGTGTCGAGCTCGGCGATGGCGTTCTCGCCGCCGTGAGCGACGATGCGAACGATGCGTCGGCCTATCTCGAACAGCTCTTTGAATTGGCAGGTCCTGGCGAGTTGACGCTGACCGACTATGCGCACGTTCAAGCGGACGTTGAACGGATTCGAGCCTGCCTCGATACGTTGCCTGATGATGGCAAGGCAGCGAATGTCTTGTTGTATGGGCCGCCAGGCACTGGCAAGACCCAGCTGGCGAGGACGCTTGCCGGGGCTTTGGGTCGTACGCTCTATCTCGTGCGCACCGCCGACAGCCAGGGCGATCCGATCGAAGGACGCAGTCGACTGAAGGCATACGAAGCGGCTCAGCGCGCGCTGGCGGCGAACCGGCGGGCTTTGCTGCTGTTCGATGAAATCGAGGACGTCCTGGGGTCATCGGAGAGCGGCTGGGGCGGCGCGGTCAATTACAAGAGCTGGCTCAATCGGCAGCTGGAGATGTCTCGCGTTCCCTGTATCTGGATCGGTAATGGTCTGGGAAGGATGGATGATTCCCAGCTGCGTCGTTTCGACGTGGTGCTGGAACTGACGCCACCGACGCGCAGCACCCGACGAGCGATGCTGCAACATCGATTGCAGGACTGGAATATCGCCCCTTCGCTGCTGGACGACATCGCATCGAACGATGCCTTTGCGCCCGCGCACTACGATCGTGCCGCGCGTATGCTCGATCGAATGCGACACGTGGAGGGCGTGGACGCAGAGCGCATCTTGCGCGATTCGCTCAACGAAATCCTGCAGTCGCGCGGGTTGCCAGCACTTGGACGGAGTCGTCGCTCGGTGAGGTTCGACACCGCGCTGTTACGTACCGATCAGCCGATTGCCCCCGTGCTCGATTTATTGCAACGGCAGCCGAGCGGACGACTTTGCCTGTATGGGCCGCCGGGCACCGGCAAGACGGCACTGGCTGCGCATATTGCCGAGCGTCTGGATCGGCCTTTGTTGAAGCGTCGTGCCGCGGATCTGCTCGGTCCCTATATCGGTCAGACCGAGCAGGCCATCGCACGGATGTTTCGTGAGGCCGAACGCGAGGGCGCGGTGCTTTGTCTCGACGAAGCCGATGGCTTTCTGCGTGATCGGCAAGGTGCGCAGCGCAGTTGGGAGGTCACCCAAGTCAACGAATTGCTGACCCGACTGGAAGACTTCGAGGGCATCTTCGTGGCGTCTACCAATTTGATGGACAGCTTGGACGCGGCCGCGCTGCGGCGCTTCGATTTCAAGCTGCGCTTCGAGTGGCTGGATCTGCAGCAGCGCAGGCATCTGCTTGAACACTATGTGCAGCGTTTCGATTTGAAACGGGACATGGAGGAACCCGAACGCATGCGTGAGCTCGGCCTGCTCGATTGCCTCGCGCCCGGCGACTTTGCTGCGCTCAGTCGGCGACTCGAAGCGAATGCCGGCTGTGGCGAACGCGAACTTCTGCAGTGGCTGCGCGGCGAGCAGGCGCTGAAGCCGGGCGTCAGGTCTTCGCGGATCGGTTTTGTTGCGTGA
- a CDS encoding HAD family hydrolase, with amino-acid sequence MSRANTAFLFDLDGTLIDSVYQHVLAWKEALDKEGVELSVWRIHRKIGMSGGLFTNILLRETGLEITEERLARLRQWHAEAYQRQAMHDDVRPLPGARELLQYLTEQEIPWAIATSGRMETAKHNLDILGVDPDKVPVVTRDQVRHAKPDPDLFITAAERLGIDIQKSLVIGDSIWDMLAAQRCRALGVGVLSGGYGQQELESAGAFRVYEDPADLLKHIDEVAARS; translated from the coding sequence ATGTCGCGCGCCAACACGGCCTTTCTGTTCGATCTCGACGGCACCTTGATCGATAGCGTCTATCAGCACGTACTGGCGTGGAAAGAAGCGCTGGACAAGGAAGGTGTCGAACTTTCGGTATGGCGCATCCATCGCAAGATCGGCATGAGCGGCGGCCTGTTCACCAACATCCTGCTGCGCGAGACCGGGTTGGAAATTACCGAAGAGCGGCTCGCGCGCTTGCGCCAATGGCACGCCGAAGCCTACCAGCGCCAGGCCATGCACGATGACGTGCGCCCGCTACCCGGTGCACGCGAGCTGCTCCAATACCTCACCGAACAGGAAATTCCCTGGGCGATCGCCACCAGCGGGCGCATGGAAACGGCAAAGCACAACCTCGACATATTGGGCGTCGATCCGGACAAGGTACCGGTGGTGACGCGCGATCAGGTACGCCATGCCAAGCCCGATCCCGATCTCTTCATCACGGCGGCGGAGCGTCTGGGCATCGACATCCAGAAATCGCTGGTGATCGGCGACAGCATCTGGGACATGCTCGCCGCGCAGCGCTGCCGTGCGCTCGGCGTGGGCGTGTTATCGGGCGGCTACGGGCAACAGGAGTTGGAAAGCGCAGGGGCGTTTCGCGTCTATGAGGACCCGGCCGATCTGCTCAAGCATATTGATGAAGTAGCGGCGCGTAGCTGA
- the glk gene encoding glucokinase: MSSSASSHTLLADLGGTNVRFGLADCTQSDPLLHDTVRRYRVKDFGSLAEAIRQYHSDTGLTAKNAVIAAAGRISDGETVKITNNPWSIAAHKLSDELKMDWVHLVNDFAAQSMAVILLKQNDLVPVGKLALPDIGAHQEQTFCVVGPGTGLGVGGLLVRDGHCSVLQTEGGHAGFAAHSPEDIDILKYLNGKFGRVSNERLICGQGLVNLYDAICAIAGQKPDDLLPEDITERANNNSDPICVRTVETFAGIFGSVAGDLVLTLGAWDGVYLTGGLIPILLPWLGRGHFRERFEAKGRFRDIMEKVPTQAIMNPEPGLIGAAALAVIESGRPILAERRR, translated from the coding sequence ATGAGTTCTTCCGCTAGCAGTCACACCCTTCTCGCCGACCTCGGCGGCACCAATGTCCGTTTTGGCCTGGCCGATTGCACGCAATCGGACCCGTTGCTGCACGATACCGTTCGTCGTTATCGCGTGAAGGACTTCGGCTCGCTCGCCGAAGCGATCCGCCAGTACCACAGCGACACCGGCCTGACCGCGAAAAACGCGGTCATCGCCGCGGCCGGCCGCATCAGCGACGGCGAAACCGTCAAGATCACCAACAACCCCTGGTCCATCGCGGCGCACAAGTTGTCCGACGAACTGAAGATGGACTGGGTGCATCTGGTCAACGATTTCGCCGCGCAAAGCATGGCGGTGATCCTGCTCAAGCAGAACGACCTGGTGCCAGTGGGCAAGCTCGCCCTGCCCGATATCGGCGCACATCAGGAACAGACCTTCTGTGTGGTCGGCCCCGGTACCGGCCTGGGCGTCGGCGGCCTGTTGGTGCGCGACGGTCACTGCAGTGTGTTGCAGACCGAAGGCGGCCACGCCGGCTTTGCCGCGCATAGCCCCGAAGACATCGATATCCTCAAGTATCTCAATGGCAAGTTCGGCCGCGTGTCGAATGAACGCCTGATCTGTGGCCAGGGCCTGGTCAATCTGTATGACGCGATCTGCGCCATCGCCGGCCAGAAGCCGGACGACCTGCTGCCCGAAGACATCACCGAACGTGCCAACAACAACAGCGACCCGATCTGCGTGCGCACGGTCGAAACGTTTGCCGGCATCTTCGGCAGCGTCGCCGGCGACCTGGTGCTGACGCTCGGCGCATGGGACGGCGTGTATCTCACCGGCGGCCTGATCCCGATCCTGCTGCCGTGGCTGGGACGTGGACATTTCCGCGAACGCTTCGAAGCCAAGGGCCGTTTCCGCGACATCATGGAGAAGGTCCCGACGCAGGCGATCATGAATCCCGAGCCAGGCCTGATCGGTGCCGCTGCGCTGGCCGTGATCGAATCAGGACGCCCCATCCTCGCCGAACGGCGTCGTTGA
- a CDS encoding GH1 family beta-glucosidase — protein MSSYRFPDGFLWGAATSAYQIEGSPLADGAGPSIWERFAHTPGMMVGGDTGDIACDHYNRYKDDVQLMKALGLKGYRLSVNWARVLPEGTGRINQKGLDFYSRLVDELLANGIAPNVTLFHWDLPAALDDRGGWLNRDVAHWFAEYAEVMFKALDGRVQRWSTLNEPWVVTDGGYLHGALAPGHRSKYEAPIAAHNLMRASGAGIQAYRAHGKHEIGVVFNIEPKYPHSQSAEDLAATRRAHAYMNEQFADPALLGSYPPELKEIFGEAWPDFPEDDFKLTQQKVDFVGINYYTRAVVKHDPNQYPLKATPVRQPNKTYTETGWEVFEQGLTDTLTWFKSRYGDIPMYITENGSAFYDPPVAEAEVLDDPLRTNYLRKHLKALRKAIDAGVNLKGYYAWSLLDNLEWSLGFSKRFGLYHVDFATQKRTPKATAKLYAKVIESNGAVLDD, from the coding sequence ATGAGCAGCTACCGCTTTCCCGACGGCTTCCTTTGGGGCGCCGCCACGTCCGCCTATCAGATCGAAGGCTCGCCGCTGGCCGATGGCGCCGGCCCGAGCATCTGGGAGCGCTTCGCCCATACCCCCGGGATGATGGTCGGCGGCGACACCGGCGACATCGCTTGCGACCACTACAACCGCTACAAGGACGACGTGCAGTTGATGAAGGCGCTGGGCCTGAAGGGCTACCGCCTGAGCGTTAACTGGGCGCGCGTGCTGCCCGAAGGCACCGGCCGCATCAATCAGAAGGGCCTGGATTTCTATTCACGCCTGGTCGACGAGCTGCTCGCCAACGGCATCGCACCGAATGTCACCCTGTTCCACTGGGACCTGCCGGCGGCGCTCGATGACCGCGGCGGCTGGCTCAACCGCGATGTCGCGCACTGGTTTGCCGAGTACGCCGAAGTGATGTTCAAGGCGCTGGACGGCCGCGTGCAGCGCTGGTCCACGCTCAACGAACCCTGGGTGGTCACCGATGGCGGCTACCTGCACGGCGCGCTCGCACCGGGTCATCGCAGCAAATACGAAGCGCCTATTGCAGCGCACAATCTGATGCGCGCCAGCGGTGCCGGCATCCAGGCCTATCGCGCACACGGCAAGCACGAGATCGGCGTGGTGTTCAACATTGAGCCAAAGTACCCGCATTCGCAGAGCGCCGAAGATCTGGCCGCCACGCGACGCGCGCACGCCTATATGAATGAGCAGTTCGCCGACCCGGCGCTGCTGGGCAGCTACCCGCCCGAGCTCAAGGAAATCTTCGGCGAGGCTTGGCCGGATTTCCCGGAGGACGATTTCAAGCTGACCCAGCAGAAGGTCGATTTCGTCGGCATCAATTACTACACCCGCGCCGTGGTTAAGCACGACCCGAACCAGTACCCGCTCAAGGCGACGCCGGTACGCCAGCCCAACAAGACCTACACCGAGACCGGCTGGGAAGTATTCGAGCAGGGCCTGACCGATACGTTGACCTGGTTCAAGAGCCGCTACGGCGATATCCCGATGTACATCACCGAGAACGGTTCGGCCTTCTATGACCCGCCGGTGGCCGAGGCCGAGGTGCTGGACGACCCGCTGCGCACAAACTATTTACGCAAGCATTTGAAGGCCTTGCGCAAAGCCATCGATGCCGGCGTCAATCTGAAGGGTTACTACGCCTGGTCATTGCTGGATAATCTCGAATGGTCGTTGGGGTTTTCTAAACGCTTCGGCCTGTACCATGTGGATTTCGCCACGCAAAAACGTACGCCCAAGGCGACGGCGAAACTTTATGCCAAGGTGATCGAAAGCAACGGCGCGGTGCTGGATGACTGA
- the ugpC gene encoding sn-glycerol-3-phosphate ABC transporter ATP-binding protein UgpC — translation MASVRLDKLRKVYPNGHVGVADASFEIADGELLVLVGPSGCGKTTLLRMIAGLETISGGTLSIGDRVVNEVAPKDRDIAMVFQNYALYPHMTVAENLGFGLKLRKQDPAEIDRRVREAAAILELEQRLDSRPAALSGGQRQRVALGRALVRNPKVFLLDEPLSNLDAKLRLSMRVEIARLHRQLKATMIYVTHDQIEAMTLGQRIVVLNGGVIQQIDTPMNLYDRPANLFVAGFLGSPAMNLLHGTLRRENGWTLQAAQGVLALGELAQGAALDAWQGREVVLGLRPEDLIPQKDAAGALFSAQLEVVEPVGNEMFLNLRYGDQAVVSRTPSRELPERGSTLHFGFHPERLHFFDAGNGERIKS, via the coding sequence ATGGCCAGTGTTCGTCTCGACAAGCTGCGCAAGGTCTATCCCAACGGCCATGTCGGGGTAGCCGATGCCAGCTTCGAGATTGCCGACGGCGAGTTGCTGGTGCTGGTGGGTCCCTCCGGCTGCGGCAAGACTACCTTGCTACGGATGATTGCGGGCCTGGAAACCATCAGTGGCGGTACGCTGAGTATCGGCGACCGTGTCGTGAACGAGGTGGCACCGAAGGATCGGGACATCGCGATGGTGTTTCAGAACTACGCGCTCTATCCGCATATGACCGTGGCCGAGAACCTCGGCTTTGGCCTCAAGCTGCGCAAGCAGGATCCGGCCGAGATCGATCGCCGTGTACGCGAGGCGGCCGCGATTCTGGAGCTGGAGCAGCGGCTCGACTCGCGCCCGGCCGCCTTGTCGGGTGGACAGCGTCAGCGCGTGGCGCTGGGCCGTGCCTTGGTGCGCAATCCGAAAGTCTTCTTGCTCGACGAGCCGTTGTCGAACCTGGATGCCAAGCTGCGTTTGTCGATGCGGGTGGAGATCGCCCGCCTGCATCGCCAGCTCAAGGCAACCATGATCTACGTGACGCACGACCAGATCGAAGCCATGACCCTGGGCCAGCGCATCGTGGTGTTGAACGGCGGCGTGATCCAGCAGATCGATACGCCGATGAACCTCTACGACCGCCCGGCCAATCTGTTCGTGGCCGGCTTCCTTGGCAGCCCGGCGATGAATCTGTTGCACGGCACGTTGCGCCGTGAAAACGGCTGGACGTTGCAGGCCGCGCAAGGCGTGTTGGCGCTTGGCGAACTGGCGCAAGGCGCGGCGCTCGACGCCTGGCAGGGACGGGAGGTCGTGCTCGGCCTGCGCCCCGAAGACCTGATACCGCAGAAAGACGCCGCCGGCGCCCTGTTCAGTGCGCAGCTGGAAGTGGTCGAGCCGGTGGGCAATGAGATGTTCCTCAACCTGCGTTACGGCGACCAGGCGGTGGTCTCGCGCACGCCGTCGCGCGAGCTGCCCGAGCGCGGCAGCACGCTGCATTTCGGGTTTCATCCGGAACGGTTGCATTTCTTCGATGCCGGCAACGGCGAGCGCATCAAAAGCTGA
- a CDS encoding S53 family peptidase, with product MSASPTSSTFPQTARYLGPHGTDDTMEVTVVLRRRGTPPEPAQWPTRHAPSRTSFGERFGADPADVEHLRGFARDHGLQETDCQMHRRSMRLRGSISALQKAFGVELGRYETPDGRQFTGCQHAPQPSQALGPHVIAVLGLDQRPVAKPHFRRAKQPASQSFTPLQVGQLYQYPDGTDGSGQTIALIELGGGYQSDDLSTYFSSLQLTTPTVVDVAVSGGSNQPGGDADAEVLLDIEVAGALANSAKIAVYFAPNTDQGFYEAISQAAHDTTNQPSVMSISWGGPENNWSTQSFDAMQSALEDAVALGVTVIAAAGDDGSSDGVTDNQPHVDFPASSQYVLACGGTRLQASGTTIKSETVWNETASNNGATGGGVSAQVAKPDWQSGITLPAGTNGRGVPDVAGDADPASGYAVRVDGQDTVIGGTSAVAPLWAALIARCNQSLGSPLGDVHAAIYQIGTAAFHDITSGNNGDFKASKGWDACTGWGSPNGTKLLTALQGLQKQA from the coding sequence ATGTCTGCCTCGCCCACCTCTTCGACCTTCCCACAAACCGCCCGCTACCTCGGCCCGCATGGCACGGACGACACGATGGAAGTCACCGTCGTGCTGCGACGCCGCGGTACGCCGCCGGAGCCCGCGCAGTGGCCAACCAGACATGCCCCATCGCGCACCAGCTTTGGCGAACGTTTCGGCGCGGACCCTGCGGATGTCGAGCATCTGCGCGGTTTTGCGCGCGACCACGGTCTGCAGGAAACCGATTGCCAGATGCATCGCCGCTCGATGCGCCTGCGTGGCAGCATATCCGCGCTGCAGAAAGCCTTCGGCGTGGAACTGGGACGTTATGAAACCCCCGACGGCCGGCAATTTACCGGTTGCCAGCATGCGCCGCAGCCGAGCCAGGCATTGGGGCCGCATGTCATCGCGGTGCTCGGCCTCGATCAGCGCCCGGTCGCCAAACCTCATTTTCGCCGGGCCAAACAGCCGGCGTCGCAGTCGTTCACGCCGCTGCAAGTCGGTCAGCTCTATCAGTACCCCGATGGCACGGACGGCAGCGGCCAGACGATTGCCTTGATCGAGCTCGGCGGCGGTTATCAGAGCGACGATCTCAGTACGTATTTTTCGTCGTTGCAGTTGACGACTCCGACCGTCGTCGATGTGGCGGTCTCCGGCGGGAGCAATCAACCAGGCGGCGACGCGGATGCGGAGGTATTGCTCGATATCGAAGTGGCCGGCGCCTTGGCGAACAGTGCAAAGATCGCCGTCTACTTTGCGCCCAATACCGACCAGGGTTTCTACGAAGCCATTTCGCAGGCCGCGCACGACACGACTAACCAGCCCTCGGTCATGTCGATCAGCTGGGGCGGTCCCGAAAATAACTGGAGCACGCAGTCGTTCGATGCGATGCAGAGCGCGCTCGAAGACGCCGTGGCATTGGGCGTTACCGTCATCGCCGCCGCAGGCGACGACGGTTCCAGCGACGGCGTGACCGACAATCAGCCGCATGTCGATTTCCCCGCATCCAGCCAGTATGTGCTCGCCTGCGGCGGCACGCGTCTGCAAGCCAGCGGCACGACGATCAAGAGCGAAACAGTCTGGAACGAAACCGCCTCGAACAACGGCGCTACCGGCGGTGGCGTCAGCGCACAGGTCGCCAAGCCCGATTGGCAGAGCGGCATCACCCTGCCCGCCGGCACGAATGGCCGTGGCGTTCCCGATGTAGCAGGCGATGCCGATCCAGCCAGCGGCTATGCGGTACGCGTCGATGGCCAGGACACCGTGATCGGTGGCACCAGCGCGGTAGCGCCGCTATGGGCGGCGCTGATTGCGCGTTGCAACCAATCGCTGGGAAGCCCGCTCGGTGATGTGCATGCGGCGATCTATCAGATCGGTACTGCCGCGTTTCATGACATCACGTCGGGCAACAATGGCGACTTCAAGGCGTCCAAAGGCTGGGATGCCTGCACCGGTTGGGGCAGCCCCAACGGCACGAAACTGTTGACGGCATTGCAGGGCCTGCAGAAGCAAGCCTGA
- the hemB gene encoding porphobilinogen synthase yields MTFPAVRMRRMRRDAFSRALMRETTLTSADLIMVAFVIEGEGQREAVPSMPGVDRLSIDELLKLAGECVRLGIPALALFPSPGASVKSEDASEAWNPDGLMQRATRALKATYPELGLIGDVALDPYTTHGQDGLIDEDGYVMNEPTVEALIKMSLAQAEAGMDFVAPSDMMDGRIGSIRDALEDAGHIHTRILAYSAKYASAFYGPFRDAVGSAANLGKGNKHTYQMDIGNSDEALREVELDISEGADAVMVKPGLPYLDILRRVKDTFGVPTFVYQVSGEYAMLKAAIQNGWLEERAVVLESLTAMKRAGADAILTYFAIDAARWLRGE; encoded by the coding sequence ATGACTTTCCCCGCTGTCCGCATGCGCCGTATGCGCCGCGATGCGTTCTCCCGTGCCTTGATGCGCGAAACGACATTGACGAGCGCCGACCTGATCATGGTCGCGTTCGTGATCGAGGGCGAAGGGCAGCGCGAGGCGGTGCCGTCGATGCCGGGTGTGGACCGCCTGTCGATCGACGAGTTATTGAAACTCGCCGGTGAATGCGTGCGGCTGGGCATTCCGGCGCTGGCCCTGTTTCCGTCGCCCGGCGCGTCGGTAAAGAGCGAGGATGCGAGCGAGGCCTGGAACCCCGATGGCCTGATGCAGCGTGCAACGCGTGCACTGAAGGCGACGTACCCCGAGCTCGGCCTGATCGGTGATGTCGCGCTTGATCCGTATACGACACACGGTCAGGACGGTCTGATCGACGAGGACGGCTATGTGATGAACGAGCCGACCGTCGAAGCTTTGATCAAGATGTCGCTGGCGCAGGCCGAGGCCGGCATGGATTTCGTCGCGCCGTCGGACATGATGGACGGCCGGATCGGCTCGATTCGCGATGCGCTGGAAGACGCCGGTCATATCCATACGCGCATTCTCGCGTACTCGGCCAAGTACGCATCCGCGTTCTATGGTCCGTTTCGCGATGCGGTCGGCTCGGCCGCGAATCTGGGCAAGGGCAACAAGCACACTTACCAGATGGATATCGGCAACAGCGATGAAGCCTTGCGCGAAGTCGAGCTCGATATCAGCGAAGGCGCCGACGCGGTGATGGTGAAGCCGGGCCTGCCGTATCTGGACATTCTACGCCGTGTGAAAGATACCTTCGGCGTACCGACCTTCGTCTACCAGGTGAGCGGCGAATACGCGATGCTCAAGGCAGCCATACAGAATGGGTGGCTGGAAGAGCGTGCGGTGGTGCTCGAGTCGCTGACGGCGATGAAGCGTGCCGGTGCCGATGCGATTCTTACTTATTTTGCGATCGATGCTGCGCGGTGGTTGCGCGGCGAGTAA
- a CDS encoding DUF4865 family protein → MIAMQYSFTFPADYDMAIIRRRIAEKGGMTDDFPHLAFKAYLSATRGDERLPSQENLYAPFYLWRNEKGMNAFLAGPGFAALCDAFGRPSIRLWPVWQASLKPEMRDAVCATRELLPIAPYADLEALRQIERDRALHDTAHGALAAVSAYEPGSWTMVRFRLWNELPPNPAQQVYAVGHMSVPAAAAQV, encoded by the coding sequence ATGATCGCCATGCAATACAGCTTCACCTTTCCGGCCGACTACGACATGGCAATCATCCGCCGTCGAATCGCCGAGAAAGGTGGGATGACCGACGACTTCCCCCATCTGGCATTCAAAGCGTATCTGAGTGCGACGCGCGGGGACGAACGTTTGCCCTCGCAGGAGAACCTCTATGCGCCGTTCTACCTGTGGCGTAACGAGAAAGGCATGAACGCGTTCCTCGCCGGGCCTGGATTTGCCGCGCTATGCGATGCGTTTGGGCGTCCGTCGATTCGGTTGTGGCCGGTGTGGCAGGCGAGCCTCAAGCCGGAGATGCGCGATGCTGTGTGCGCAACGCGCGAACTGCTGCCGATTGCGCCATACGCCGATCTTGAGGCATTGCGCCAGATTGAGCGGGACCGTGCATTGCACGACACGGCGCATGGTGCCTTGGCTGCGGTGAGTGCTTATGAGCCGGGGAGCTGGACGATGGTCCGGTTTCGCTTGTGGAACGAGTTGCCGCCGAATCCGGCTCAACAGGTGTATGCGGTGGGGCATATGTCGGTGCCGGCGGCCGCTGCGCAAGTATGA
- a CDS encoding tautomerase family protein, producing the protein MPYARITLHKGKSPDYLRSLADNLYRAMNEAFNTPANDRFQMIHQLEPGEFFYDRDYLGGPRSDDFVHIAITVGRPRDADTKRQFYRRLTQLLAEGPGIDPEDVMVVVHTTASEDWSFGGGRAGITAAEAMQ; encoded by the coding sequence ATGCCGTACGCACGCATCACGCTTCACAAGGGCAAGTCCCCCGACTATTTGCGCTCGCTCGCTGACAATCTCTACCGCGCTATGAACGAGGCGTTCAACACCCCGGCCAACGATCGCTTCCAGATGATTCACCAGTTGGAACCGGGCGAGTTCTTCTACGACCGCGATTATCTCGGCGGACCGCGCTCGGACGATTTCGTGCATATCGCGATTACCGTCGGCCGTCCGCGCGATGCCGACACCAAGCGCCAGTTCTATCGCCGCCTGACTCAATTGCTGGCGGAGGGTCCGGGCATCGATCCGGAGGACGTGATGGTGGTCGTGCATACGACCGCGTCGGAAGACTGGTCCTTTGGCGGCGGTCGGGCCGGGATCACCGCGGCGGAAGCGATGCAATGA
- a CDS encoding LysR substrate-binding domain-containing protein, whose translation MRRIHFDLDVLRTFVAGVELNSFAKAADRLGRSTSAVSAQLKKLEDQVGTPILRRQGRGMALTETGETMLAYARRLLELNDEAATALHGAELEGWVRLGLQEDFGESLLADVLGRFARAHPKVRIEARIARNRELLERIDKGQLDLALAWDANSSTPYQERITELPMRWIGPAHGAFHWQPGEPVPLVSLDAPCLMRTAATTALDRAGIPWRIAFTSASLAGIWAAVAAGLGIGMRTEAGLPGLVGVMTHTALPDLPMLGLFLHRANAEPSPAVARLDDILRQALAPLSRIAKT comes from the coding sequence ATGCGCCGCATCCATTTCGACCTCGATGTGCTGCGCACCTTCGTTGCCGGCGTGGAGCTCAACAGCTTCGCCAAGGCAGCGGACCGCCTGGGTCGCTCGACCTCGGCGGTCAGTGCGCAGTTGAAGAAGCTGGAGGATCAGGTCGGCACGCCCATATTGCGCCGCCAGGGCCGCGGCATGGCGCTGACCGAGACCGGGGAGACGATGCTGGCCTATGCGCGGCGCCTGCTCGAGCTCAACGACGAGGCGGCCACGGCTTTGCATGGCGCCGAGCTCGAAGGCTGGGTGCGCCTTGGGTTGCAGGAGGATTTCGGCGAATCGCTGCTGGCGGACGTGCTGGGCCGGTTTGCACGGGCGCATCCGAAGGTGCGGATCGAGGCGCGTATCGCGCGCAATCGCGAACTGCTCGAGCGCATCGACAAAGGCCAGCTCGATCTGGCGCTGGCCTGGGACGCGAACTCCAGCACGCCTTACCAGGAACGCATCACCGAGCTGCCGATGCGCTGGATTGGGCCGGCCCATGGCGCGTTCCATTGGCAACCCGGCGAGCCGGTGCCTCTGGTGTCTCTGGATGCGCCCTGCCTGATGCGTACGGCGGCGACCACGGCGCTGGACCGTGCCGGCATACCCTGGCGTATCGCCTTCACCAGCGCGAGCCTTGCCGGCATCTGGGCCGCAGTCGCTGCGGGCCTGGGTATTGGCATGCGTACCGAAGCGGGCTTGCCGGGACTGGTCGGCGTGATGACACATACCGCATTGCCGGATTTACCCATGCTCGGCCTGTTTCTGCATCGCGCCAACGCCGAGCCATCACCGGCAGTAGCACGACTGGATGACATCTTGCGGCAGGCCTTGGCGCCGCTGTCGCGCATCGCAAAGACGTAG